One Streptomyces sp. NBC_00223 genomic window carries:
- a CDS encoding ATP-binding protein, with translation MEVRGSVPPGQAQAPAPRPYEGVWRFTAPSVETSVPRMRHGVRALIRERGVPVDDDTLYGLMLILSELVTNAVRHAAVLSPEFSVEVAVGAEWIRIAVEDSHPYRPRALETDHARTGGRGLLLVKTLTDEAGGRCEITRTSGGGKIVRAALPLSAPAH, from the coding sequence ATGGAGGTCCGCGGGAGCGTTCCGCCCGGTCAGGCCCAGGCTCCGGCACCACGACCGTACGAGGGGGTGTGGCGGTTCACGGCCCCCTCCGTCGAGACGTCCGTGCCCCGGATGCGGCACGGGGTGCGCGCGCTGATCCGCGAGCGCGGGGTGCCGGTGGACGACGACACGCTGTACGGGCTGATGCTGATCCTCTCCGAACTCGTCACCAACGCCGTCCGGCACGCGGCCGTGCTCTCGCCCGAGTTCTCCGTGGAGGTCGCGGTCGGCGCGGAGTGGATCAGGATCGCCGTCGAGGACAGCCACCCGTACCGGCCCAGGGCCCTGGAGACCGACCACGCGCGGACCGGCGGGCGGGGACTGCTGCTGGTCAAGACGCTCACCGACGAGGCGGGCGGCCGGTGCGAGATCACCCGGACATCGGGCGGCGGCAAGATCGTCCGGGCGGCGCTGCCGCTGAGCGCGCCGGCGCACTGA
- a CDS encoding ABC-F family ATP-binding cassette domain-containing protein, translated as MSATLVAKNLAAGHGDRVLFTGLDLVVAPGDVIGLVGANGAGKSTLLRLLAGLATPEDGTLRLSPPAATVGHLPQEPERRKDGETVREFLARRTGVAAAQTALDAATQALVDGAPGADDAYALGLERWLALGGADLDERAEEAAASLALGVSLDQEMYALSGGQAARAGLASLLLSRYDVFLLDEPTNDLDLDGLERLEKFVTGLRAGTVLVSHDREFLTRTVTRVVELDLAQQQVTTYGGGYASYLEERATARRHAREEYEEYADTRAGLEARARMQRGWMDKGTRNAMRKAPDHDKIARKARAEGSEKQAAKARQTERMIERLETVDEPRKEWELRMEIAAAPRSGAVVATLRGARVRRGGFAFGPVDLQIDWADRVAITGANGSGKSTLLAALLGRLALDEGQAALGPGVLVGEVDQARGLFRGQEPLLDAFRAPAPDLDPAEIRTLLAKFGLKAAHVLRPAATLSPGERTRAALALLQARGVNLLVLDEPTNHLDLPAIEQLEGALAAYSGTLLLVTHDRRMLDAVHTTRRIEVADGRITER; from the coding sequence ATGAGTGCCACTCTCGTAGCCAAGAATCTCGCCGCCGGTCACGGCGACCGTGTCCTGTTCACCGGTCTTGACCTGGTCGTCGCGCCGGGGGACGTGATCGGTCTCGTCGGCGCCAACGGCGCGGGCAAGTCCACGCTGCTGCGGCTGCTCGCCGGTCTCGCCACCCCAGAGGACGGCACGCTCCGGCTCAGCCCGCCCGCCGCCACCGTGGGCCATCTGCCGCAGGAGCCCGAGCGCCGGAAGGACGGCGAGACCGTACGGGAGTTCCTGGCCCGCCGTACCGGAGTGGCCGCCGCCCAAACGGCCCTGGACGCGGCCACCCAGGCCCTGGTCGACGGGGCACCGGGCGCCGACGACGCGTACGCGCTCGGCCTCGAACGCTGGCTCGCGCTCGGCGGCGCGGACCTGGACGAACGAGCCGAGGAGGCCGCCGCCTCCCTCGCCCTCGGGGTGAGCCTGGACCAGGAGATGTACGCGCTCTCCGGCGGCCAGGCCGCCCGCGCCGGGCTCGCCTCGCTGCTGCTCAGCCGCTACGACGTCTTCCTGCTCGACGAGCCGACCAACGACCTCGACCTCGACGGGCTGGAACGGCTGGAGAAGTTCGTCACGGGTCTGCGGGCCGGCACCGTGCTGGTCAGCCACGACCGCGAGTTCCTGACCCGTACGGTCACCCGCGTCGTGGAACTCGACCTCGCCCAGCAGCAGGTGACCACCTATGGCGGCGGATACGCCTCCTACCTGGAGGAACGCGCCACCGCGCGCAGGCACGCCCGCGAGGAGTACGAGGAGTACGCCGACACCAGGGCCGGCCTCGAAGCCCGGGCCCGGATGCAGCGGGGCTGGATGGACAAGGGCACCCGCAACGCGATGCGCAAGGCCCCCGACCACGACAAGATCGCCCGCAAGGCCCGCGCCGAAGGCAGCGAGAAGCAGGCCGCCAAGGCCCGCCAGACCGAGCGGATGATCGAGCGCCTGGAGACCGTCGACGAGCCCCGCAAGGAGTGGGAGCTGCGGATGGAGATCGCCGCCGCGCCCCGCTCGGGCGCGGTCGTGGCCACCCTGCGCGGGGCCAGGGTCCGGCGCGGCGGCTTCGCGTTCGGCCCGGTGGACCTCCAGATCGACTGGGCGGACCGGGTCGCGATCACCGGCGCCAACGGCTCGGGCAAGTCCACCCTGCTCGCCGCGCTGCTCGGCCGGCTGGCGCTGGACGAGGGGCAGGCCGCGCTCGGCCCCGGAGTGCTGGTCGGCGAGGTCGACCAGGCCCGCGGGCTGTTCCGGGGCCAGGAACCGCTGCTCGACGCCTTCCGCGCCCCGGCCCCCGACCTGGACCCGGCCGAGATCCGTACGCTGCTCGCCAAGTTCGGGCTCAAGGCCGCGCATGTGCTGCGGCCCGCCGCCACCCTCTCGCCGGGCGAGCGCACCCGCGCCGCCCTGGCGCTGCTCCAGGCCCGCGGGGTCAATCTGCTGGTGCTCGACGAGCCGACCAACCACCTCGACCTGCCCGCCATCGAGCAGCTGGAAGGGGCCCTGGCGGCGTACTCCGGCACGCTGCTGCTGGTCACGCACGACCGGCGGATGCTGGACGCCGTGCACACCACCCGGCGGATCGAGGTCGCCGACGGGCGGATCACCGAGCGCTGA
- a CDS encoding TrmB family transcriptional regulator gives METEEEPVNDLVALGLARYEARVYLALVRRESYTAAEVAREADVPRQRVYDVLDALVRRRLATARPGRVATFSAVAPELAVARLMALQREALERLDQVSSALTAALVPVWADGRTHTVPLDYVEILRDPKSIAEAFADIQAQARHELLSFCKPPFVAPALNAMGIKAVKRLRRSGGTVRAIYTHEALDDLDVLENVRRFGEAGEESRFTALLPLKLVVADASLVLCDMPDPVAGTGATTALYIEHPALAACLRMAFLTVWEGAETVAGARP, from the coding sequence ATGGAGACGGAGGAGGAACCGGTCAACGACCTCGTCGCGCTGGGCCTGGCCCGGTACGAGGCGCGGGTCTACCTCGCGCTGGTGCGCCGCGAGTCGTACACCGCGGCCGAGGTCGCGCGCGAGGCCGACGTGCCCCGGCAGCGGGTGTACGACGTGCTCGACGCGCTGGTCCGGCGCAGGCTCGCCACCGCGCGGCCCGGGCGGGTGGCCACCTTCTCCGCGGTCGCGCCCGAGCTGGCGGTCGCGCGGCTGATGGCCTTGCAGCGCGAGGCGCTTGAGCGTCTGGACCAGGTGTCCTCCGCGCTCACCGCCGCGCTCGTCCCGGTCTGGGCCGACGGCCGCACCCACACCGTCCCGCTGGACTACGTGGAGATCCTGCGCGACCCCAAGTCCATCGCCGAGGCGTTCGCCGACATCCAGGCCCAGGCCAGGCACGAACTGCTCAGCTTCTGCAAACCGCCCTTCGTCGCCCCGGCCCTGAACGCCATGGGCATCAAGGCCGTCAAACGGCTGCGCCGCTCGGGCGGCACCGTGCGGGCGATCTACACCCACGAGGCGCTGGACGATCTCGATGTGCTGGAGAACGTACGGCGGTTCGGCGAGGCGGGGGAGGAGAGCCGCTTCACCGCGCTGCTGCCGCTCAAGCTCGTGGTGGCCGACGCCTCGCTGGTGCTGTGCGACATGCCGGACCCGGTCGCGGGCACGGGCGCGACCACCGCGCTCTACATCGAGCACCCGGCGCTGGCCGCGTGTCTGCGGATGGCGTTCCTGACCGTGTGGGAGGGCGCGGAGACCGTGGCGGGCGCGCGGCCCTGA
- a CDS encoding enoyl-CoA hydratase/isomerase family protein yields MSAFGPGLLVSAEDGVATVTLGNPARRNAMTLAMWRALPGVLGGLAADPGVRVLVLTGEGDTFCAGADITDFTTAPGGPRGVQDAAVAAEEALAAFPKPTVAAVRGFCVGGGCQLAVACDVRFAAEGARFGVTPARLGIVYAASSTRRLVALTGPSTAKYLLFSAELIDHERALRTGLVDEVLPADGLDKRVREFTGVLTSRSRLTQAAAKEFASAVPSPERQAYWDAQARDAGEAAEGAAAFLERREPRFTWAPRAD; encoded by the coding sequence ATGTCCGCGTTCGGCCCTGGTCTGCTGGTGAGCGCCGAGGACGGCGTCGCCACGGTGACCCTCGGCAACCCGGCCCGCCGCAACGCGATGACCCTGGCGATGTGGCGGGCGCTGCCCGGTGTGCTGGGCGGGCTCGCCGCCGACCCCGGGGTACGGGTGCTGGTGCTGACCGGCGAGGGCGACACCTTCTGCGCGGGCGCCGACATCACCGACTTCACCACCGCGCCCGGCGGCCCGCGCGGCGTCCAGGACGCGGCGGTCGCGGCCGAGGAGGCGCTGGCCGCCTTCCCCAAGCCGACGGTCGCGGCCGTACGCGGCTTCTGCGTGGGCGGCGGCTGCCAGCTCGCGGTCGCCTGCGATGTGCGCTTCGCCGCCGAGGGCGCCCGTTTCGGGGTCACCCCGGCCCGGCTCGGCATCGTCTACGCGGCCTCCTCGACCCGCCGGCTGGTCGCGCTGACCGGGCCGTCGACCGCGAAGTACCTGCTGTTCTCGGCCGAGCTGATCGACCACGAGCGCGCGCTGCGCACCGGCCTGGTGGACGAGGTGCTGCCCGCCGACGGCCTGGACAAGCGGGTACGGGAGTTCACCGGCGTGCTCACCTCCCGCTCGCGGCTGACACAGGCCGCGGCCAAGGAGTTCGCCTCGGCCGTGCCGTCGCCGGAGCGGCAGGCGTACTGGGACGCGCAGGCGCGGGACGCCGGCGAGGCCGCGGAGGGCGCGGCCGCCTTCCTGGAGCGCCGCGAGCCGCGGTTCACCTGGGCGCCGCGGGCGGACTGA
- a CDS encoding acyl-CoA carboxylase subunit beta gives MLERLAEVAAAHADALAGGGPAYQERHRGRGKLLARERIELLLDPDTPFLELSPLAGWGSDYTTGASIVTGIGVIEGVECVVTANDPTVRGGASNPWTLKKALRANEIAFANRLPLVSLVESGGADLPSQKEIFIPGGALFRDLTRLSAAGIPTVAVVLGNSTAGGAYVPGMSDHVIMVKERSKVFLGGPPLVKMATGEESDDESLGGADMHARVSGLADHFAVDEPDALRTARRIVARLNWRKLGPEPRPDPRPPLFDEEDLLGIVPGDLRTPFDPREVVVRIVDGSAFDEFKPLYGAGLATGWAEIHGYPVGVLANTRGVLFSAEAQKAAQFIQLANQRDIPLLFLHNTTGYMVGREYEQGGIVKHGAMMINAVSNSLVPHISVLMGASYGAGHYGMCGRAYDPRFLFSWPSAKSAVMGPAQLAGVLSLVARQSAAARGRPYDEAADAALRAMVEEQIEAESLPMFLSGRLYDDGVIDPRDTRTVLGLCLSAVHGAPVEGARGGFGVFRM, from the coding sequence ATGCTGGAGCGGCTGGCCGAGGTCGCGGCCGCGCACGCCGACGCGCTGGCGGGCGGCGGCCCCGCGTACCAGGAGCGGCACCGCGGCCGCGGCAAGCTGCTCGCCCGGGAGCGGATCGAGCTGCTGCTCGACCCCGACACACCCTTTCTTGAGCTGTCGCCGCTGGCGGGCTGGGGCAGCGACTACACCACCGGAGCGTCGATCGTCACCGGGATCGGGGTGATCGAGGGCGTGGAGTGCGTGGTGACGGCGAACGATCCGACCGTACGCGGCGGCGCCAGCAATCCGTGGACGCTCAAGAAGGCCCTGCGGGCCAATGAGATCGCCTTCGCCAACCGGCTGCCCCTGGTGAGCCTGGTCGAGTCCGGCGGCGCCGATCTGCCCAGCCAGAAGGAGATCTTCATACCGGGCGGCGCCCTCTTCCGCGATCTGACCCGGCTGTCGGCGGCCGGCATCCCCACCGTGGCCGTGGTGCTCGGCAACTCGACGGCCGGCGGCGCGTACGTCCCCGGAATGTCGGATCACGTGATCATGGTCAAGGAGCGTTCCAAGGTCTTCCTCGGCGGCCCACCGCTGGTCAAGATGGCCACCGGCGAGGAGAGCGACGACGAGTCGCTGGGCGGCGCCGACATGCACGCCCGTGTCTCGGGCCTGGCCGACCACTTCGCGGTGGACGAGCCGGACGCGCTGCGGACCGCCCGGCGGATCGTCGCGCGCCTCAACTGGCGCAAACTCGGCCCCGAGCCCCGCCCCGACCCGCGCCCGCCGCTGTTCGACGAGGAGGATCTGCTCGGTATCGTGCCGGGCGATCTGCGCACCCCGTTCGACCCGCGCGAGGTCGTCGTCAGAATCGTCGACGGCTCGGCCTTCGACGAGTTCAAGCCGCTGTACGGGGCCGGTCTTGCCACCGGCTGGGCCGAGATCCACGGCTATCCGGTCGGCGTCCTGGCCAACACCCGCGGTGTGCTGTTCAGCGCGGAGGCGCAGAAGGCCGCGCAGTTCATCCAGCTCGCCAACCAGCGCGACATCCCGCTGCTCTTCCTGCACAACACCACCGGCTACATGGTGGGCCGGGAGTACGAGCAGGGCGGCATCGTCAAGCACGGCGCCATGATGATCAACGCCGTCTCCAACTCCCTGGTCCCGCACATCTCGGTGCTGATGGGCGCGAGTTACGGCGCCGGGCACTACGGCATGTGCGGCCGCGCATACGATCCGCGCTTCCTGTTCTCCTGGCCGAGCGCCAAGTCCGCGGTGATGGGCCCGGCGCAGCTCGCGGGTGTGCTGTCGCTGGTGGCCCGGCAGTCGGCGGCGGCCAGGGGCCGGCCGTACGACGAGGCGGCCGACGCGGCGCTGCGGGCGATGGTGGAGGAGCAGATCGAGGCCGAGTCACTGCCGATGTTCCTGTCCGGGCGGCTCTACGACGACGGGGTGATCGACCCGCGCGACACCCGTACGGTCCTCGGCCTGTGTCTGTCGGCCGTGCACGGCGCCCCCGTGGAGGGCGCGAGGGGCGGCTTCGGCGTCTTCCGGATGTGA
- a CDS encoding DMT family transporter, which translates to MAVFLLGVGAACCLGLGFVLQQRAAVRAPGSDFLSFRLLLDLVRMPDWLVGVALMVAGQVLGAVALAFGQISLVEPLTATNLIFAMALSRWLTRQPLGLSGWGGVAVLALGVTAFIVAGQPHGGGSEAGALRHWLVFGTVAGLALLLTARSRRLAKSSEAAVLALAAGLLYGLQDALTRICGGIAHREGVAGLVVHWQPYAVLAIGLTGMVLVQSAFETAPLRMSLPSLTAAQPLAGIACGIGFLGDRLRVTPGALAWETVGLAAVVVGVVMLGRHPAMPPGTAQPQAVGATPIV; encoded by the coding sequence GTGGCCGTGTTCCTGCTCGGAGTCGGTGCCGCCTGCTGCCTCGGCCTCGGATTCGTGCTGCAGCAGCGCGCGGCGGTCCGCGCCCCGGGATCGGACTTCCTCTCCTTCCGGCTGCTGCTCGACCTGGTACGGATGCCGGACTGGCTGGTCGGCGTCGCCTTGATGGTGGCCGGCCAGGTGCTCGGCGCGGTCGCCCTCGCCTTCGGGCAGATCTCCCTGGTCGAGCCGCTGACCGCGACCAATCTGATCTTCGCCATGGCGCTGTCCCGCTGGCTCACCAGGCAGCCGCTCGGCCTCAGCGGCTGGGGCGGGGTGGCCGTGCTCGCCCTCGGGGTCACCGCCTTCATCGTCGCCGGGCAGCCGCACGGCGGCGGCTCCGAGGCGGGCGCGCTGCGCCACTGGCTGGTCTTCGGCACGGTCGCCGGGCTCGCGCTGCTGCTGACCGCGCGGTCCCGGCGGCTGGCCAAGTCCTCCGAGGCGGCCGTGCTCGCCCTCGCCGCCGGGCTGCTCTACGGGCTTCAGGACGCCCTGACCCGGATCTGCGGCGGGATCGCCCACCGCGAGGGAGTGGCCGGGCTGGTCGTCCACTGGCAGCCCTACGCGGTCCTCGCCATCGGGCTGACCGGCATGGTGCTCGTGCAGAGCGCCTTCGAGACGGCCCCGCTGCGGATGTCCCTGCCGTCGCTGACCGCCGCGCAGCCGCTGGCCGGGATCGCCTGCGGCATCGGCTTCCTCGGCGACCGACTGCGGGTCACCCCGGGCGCGCTGGCCTGGGAGACGGTGGGACTGGCCGCCGTGGTGGTCGGCGTGGTGATGCTGGGACGGCATCCCGCCATGCCGCCGGGCACCGCGCAGCCTCAGGCGGTGGGCGCCACCCCGATCGTCTGA
- a CDS encoding acyl-ACP desaturase, which yields MTLTSPHRAGPDVWSDATLLYALEEVVERELNRHLGVAKEWMPHEYVPWSDGRDFDGVMGGEAWAPEQSKVSDVGRIALVVNLLTEDNLPSYHHEIATLFGRDGAWGTWVHRWTAEEGRHAIVMRDYLLTSRAVDPVELERFRMQHMSEGFEHDHRHSMLHSVAYVAFQELATRVSHRNTGRESGDPVCDRMLARIATDENLHMVFYRNLLAASLQLAPDLAMRAIRDVVVDFRMPGHGMPGFERSAARMAIGGIYNLRIHHDDVLLPVLRHLKVLEVSGLGPEGIQAQEELGLFMGGLNDQATKFDERRAALLARRAARG from the coding sequence GTGACCCTTACCTCGCCCCATCGAGCCGGACCGGACGTCTGGAGCGACGCGACACTGCTCTATGCGCTGGAAGAGGTGGTGGAGCGTGAGCTCAATCGGCACCTCGGGGTGGCCAAGGAATGGATGCCGCACGAGTACGTGCCGTGGAGCGACGGCCGTGACTTCGACGGGGTGATGGGCGGCGAGGCCTGGGCACCTGAGCAGTCCAAGGTCTCCGACGTCGGCCGGATCGCCCTGGTGGTGAATCTGCTCACCGAGGACAACCTGCCGAGCTATCACCACGAAATAGCCACTCTCTTCGGACGCGACGGCGCATGGGGCACCTGGGTGCACCGCTGGACCGCGGAGGAGGGCCGGCACGCGATCGTGATGCGCGACTATCTGCTGACCAGCCGCGCGGTCGACCCGGTCGAGCTGGAGCGTTTCCGGATGCAGCACATGTCGGAGGGGTTCGAGCACGACCACCGGCACAGCATGCTGCACTCGGTGGCGTACGTCGCCTTCCAGGAGCTGGCAACCCGTGTCTCGCACCGCAACACCGGCCGCGAGTCGGGCGACCCGGTGTGCGACCGGATGCTGGCCAGGATCGCCACGGACGAGAACCTGCACATGGTCTTCTACCGGAATCTGCTGGCGGCCTCGCTCCAGCTGGCCCCGGACCTGGCGATGCGGGCGATCCGTGACGTGGTGGTGGACTTCCGGATGCCGGGCCACGGAATGCCCGGTTTCGAGCGGTCCGCGGCCCGGATGGCGATCGGCGGGATCTACAACCTGCGGATCCACCACGACGACGTCCTGCTGCCGGTGCTGCGGCATCTCAAGGTGCTTGAGGTCTCCGGGCTCGGGCCCGAGGGGATTCAGGCGCAGGAGGAACTGGGCCTGTTCATGGGCGGGTTGAACGACCAGGCGACGAAGTTCGACGAGCGCAGGGCCGCGCTGCTGGCTCGGCGGGCCGCCCGCGGCTGA
- a CDS encoding cation diffusion facilitator family transporter — MGAGHSHGHGHSHGTPVTGPVGTAGAVHRGRLRIALGITVLVLVTEVVGSAVTGSLALLADAGHMATDAAGLAMALLAVHIAARPPSERRTFGFARAEILAAVLNAVLLFCVGAFIFYEGARRLITPHSIDGGATVVFGLVGLVANSVSLLVLMRGQRESLNVRGAFLEVMADAFGSLAVVVAALVFMATGWRQADAVASLLIGLLIVPRTWQLLREAVDVLLEAAPKGVDMAQIRRHIVALEGVEGLHDLHVWTITSGLPVLSAHVVVSQDVLEAVGYEKMLHDLQGCLGTHFDVEHCTFQLEPVGHAEHEARLCH, encoded by the coding sequence ATGGGGGCAGGACACAGCCACGGTCACGGCCACAGTCACGGGACGCCGGTGACCGGTCCGGTCGGTACGGCGGGCGCCGTCCACCGCGGGCGGCTGCGGATCGCGCTGGGCATCACCGTGCTGGTGCTGGTCACCGAGGTGGTCGGCAGCGCCGTCACCGGTTCGCTCGCGCTGCTCGCGGACGCCGGGCACATGGCCACGGACGCGGCCGGGCTGGCCATGGCGCTGCTCGCCGTGCACATCGCCGCCCGCCCGCCGAGCGAGCGCCGCACCTTCGGCTTCGCCCGCGCCGAGATCCTGGCCGCCGTGCTCAACGCGGTGCTGCTCTTCTGCGTCGGCGCGTTCATCTTCTACGAGGGCGCGCGGCGGCTGATCACCCCGCACTCCATCGACGGCGGCGCGACCGTCGTCTTCGGTCTGGTGGGCCTGGTGGCCAATTCGGTCTCCCTGCTGGTGCTGATGCGCGGGCAGCGGGAGAGCCTGAACGTCCGGGGGGCGTTCCTTGAGGTGATGGCCGACGCGTTCGGCTCGCTGGCGGTCGTGGTGGCGGCGCTGGTGTTCATGGCCACGGGCTGGCGGCAGGCGGACGCGGTGGCCTCGCTGCTGATCGGGCTGCTGATCGTGCCGCGCACCTGGCAGCTGCTGCGCGAGGCGGTGGACGTGCTGCTGGAGGCGGCGCCCAAGGGGGTGGACATGGCTCAGATCCGCCGCCACATCGTGGCCCTCGAAGGCGTCGAGGGGCTGCACGACCTGCATGTCTGGACGATCACCTCGGGGCTGCCGGTGCTGTCGGCGCATGTCGTGGTCAGCCAGGACGTCCTGGAGGCGGTGGGCTACGAGAAGATGCTGCACGATCTCCAGGGCTGCCTGGGCACGCACTTCGACGTGGAGCACTGCACGTTCCAGCTGGAACCGGTGGGCCACGCGGAACACGAGGCCCGCCTCTGCCACTAG
- a CDS encoding putative Ig domain-containing protein, with protein sequence MEGSSLQSTSPGRVRRSVRRATLAVVAAGALLTGGMIAAAAPSVAGTPAAGDGSAAVSAAAPAAHTERLCAAPAKKGWMACQALARTDVVQHFGISPDATPSGFGPSDLQSAYALPASAGAGATVAIVDAQDDPNAEKDLGTYRTQYGLPACTTANGCFKKVDQNGGTSYPTADSGWAGEISLDLDMVSAVCPQCHILLVEAKTASMDDLGTAVNRAVTLGAKYVSNSYGGDEDSTDTTADSQYFNHPGVAITVSSGDEGYGAEYPAASKYVTAVGGTSLKRAGGTTRGWSESVWGSSSGGEGAGSGCSAYDAKPTWQTDTGCAKRTIADVSAVADPATGLAVYDSYQASGWNVYGGTSASSPIIASVYALAGTPAANTTPASYPYAHTGSLNDVTSGANGSCGSSYLCTAKAGYDGPTGLGTPNGTAAFTNGGSTGGNTVTVTQPANQSTQVNTAASLQIQASDSASGQTLTYSATGLPAGLSINASSGLISGTPTATGSSSVTVTAKDSTNATGSASFTWTVTSAGGGGGCTSAQLLANPGFESGNTGWTTSSGVIDNSTGAPAHSGSYKAWLDGYGTTHTDTLAQSVTIPASCTNATFTFYVYISTSETSTSTAYDKLTVQAGSTTLATYSNLNHTTGYVQKSLDLSSYAGQTVNLKFTGTEDSTLATSFLIDDTAVNVG encoded by the coding sequence ATGGAGGGCAGTTCATTGCAGTCGACAAGTCCAGGCCGGGTCAGGCGGTCCGTCCGCCGCGCAACCCTGGCGGTGGTGGCCGCGGGTGCCCTGCTCACCGGCGGCATGATCGCCGCCGCGGCGCCGTCCGTCGCCGGCACCCCGGCGGCCGGCGACGGCTCGGCGGCCGTCAGCGCCGCCGCCCCCGCCGCGCACACCGAGCGGCTGTGCGCCGCCCCGGCCAAGAAGGGCTGGATGGCCTGCCAGGCACTGGCCCGTACCGACGTCGTGCAGCACTTCGGCATCAGCCCGGACGCCACCCCGTCCGGCTTCGGCCCCAGCGACCTGCAGAGCGCCTACGCGCTGCCCGCCTCGGCCGGCGCCGGCGCGACCGTGGCCATCGTGGACGCGCAGGACGACCCCAACGCGGAGAAGGACCTCGGCACCTACCGCACCCAGTACGGCCTGCCGGCCTGCACCACGGCCAACGGCTGCTTCAAGAAGGTCGACCAGAACGGCGGCACCAGCTACCCGACCGCCGACTCCGGCTGGGCCGGTGAGATCTCGCTCGACCTGGACATGGTCAGCGCGGTCTGCCCGCAGTGCCACATCCTGCTGGTCGAGGCGAAGACCGCCAGCATGGACGACCTGGGCACCGCGGTGAACCGCGCGGTCACCCTGGGCGCGAAGTACGTCTCCAACAGCTACGGCGGCGACGAGGACTCCACCGACACCACCGCCGACTCGCAGTACTTCAACCACCCCGGCGTCGCCATCACCGTCAGCTCCGGCGACGAGGGCTACGGCGCGGAGTACCCGGCCGCCTCCAAGTACGTCACCGCGGTCGGCGGCACCTCGCTCAAGCGGGCCGGCGGCACCACGCGCGGCTGGTCCGAGTCCGTCTGGGGCAGCAGCTCGGGCGGCGAGGGCGCGGGCTCGGGCTGCTCCGCCTATGACGCCAAGCCCACCTGGCAGACCGACACCGGCTGCGCCAAGCGGACGATAGCCGATGTCTCCGCCGTCGCCGACCCGGCCACCGGCCTCGCGGTGTACGACAGTTACCAGGCCAGCGGCTGGAACGTGTACGGCGGCACCAGCGCCTCCTCGCCGATCATCGCCTCGGTCTACGCGCTGGCCGGCACCCCGGCCGCGAACACCACCCCGGCCTCGTACCCCTACGCCCACACCGGCTCGCTCAACGACGTGACCAGCGGCGCCAACGGCTCGTGCGGCAGCAGCTATCTGTGCACCGCCAAGGCCGGCTACGACGGCCCGACCGGCCTCGGCACGCCGAACGGCACAGCCGCCTTCACCAACGGCGGCTCGACCGGCGGGAACACCGTCACCGTCACCCAGCCGGCCAACCAGTCGACGCAGGTGAACACCGCGGCCAGCCTCCAGATCCAGGCCAGTGACTCCGCCTCGGGACAGACCCTGACCTACAGCGCGACCGGCCTGCCCGCCGGGCTGTCGATCAACGCCTCCAGCGGTCTGATCTCCGGCACCCCGACCGCGACCGGCAGCTCCAGCGTCACCGTCACGGCCAAGGACTCCACCAACGCGACCGGCTCGGCCTCCTTCACCTGGACGGTCACCAGCGCCGGCGGGGGCGGCGGCTGCACCAGCGCCCAGCTCCTCGCCAACCCCGGCTTCGAGAGCGGCAACACCGGCTGGACCACCAGCAGCGGCGTCATCGACAACAGCACCGGCGCACCCGCCCACAGCGGCTCGTACAAGGCCTGGCTCGACGGCTACGGGACCACCCACACCGACACGCTCGCCCAGTCGGTGACCATCCCGGCGAGCTGCACCAACGCCACCTTCACGTTCTACGTCTACATCAGCACGTCGGAGACCAGTACCTCCACGGCCTACGACAAGCTCACCGTCCAGGCGGGCAGCACCACGCTGGCCACCTACTCCAACCTCAACCACACCACCGGCTACGTCCAGAAGTCCCTGGACCTGTCCTCCTACGCCGGACAGACCGTGAACCTCAAGTTCACCGGCACCGAGGACTCCACCCTGGCGACCTCCTTCCTCATCGACGACACGGCGGTCAACGTCGGCTGA
- the idi gene encoding isopentenyl-diphosphate Delta-isomerase, translated as MPTSPATGRPGSPASTPSPNGVAEPILLELVDENGVTIGTAEKLSAHLAPGRLHRAFSVFLFDDEGRMLLQRRALGKYHSPGVWSNTCCGHPYPDEPPFVAAARRTAEELGAAPALMREAGTVRYNHPDPASGLVEQEYNHLFVGLVGGPLRPDPEEIDETVFADPKELARLRESGPFSAWFQTVLDAALPTVREVTGGTAGW; from the coding sequence ATGCCAACCAGTCCTGCCACCGGCCGACCCGGCTCCCCCGCTTCCACGCCGTCCCCGAACGGGGTCGCGGAACCGATCCTGCTCGAACTGGTCGATGAGAACGGCGTGACGATCGGCACGGCGGAGAAGCTGTCGGCGCACCTGGCGCCTGGACGGCTGCACCGGGCGTTCTCGGTCTTCCTCTTCGACGACGAGGGCCGGATGCTGCTCCAGCGCAGGGCGCTGGGCAAGTACCACTCCCCCGGTGTGTGGTCCAACACCTGCTGCGGGCATCCGTACCCCGACGAGCCGCCGTTCGTGGCGGCGGCCCGGCGGACCGCGGAAGAGCTGGGCGCCGCGCCCGCGCTGATGCGCGAGGCCGGCACGGTCCGCTACAACCACCCCGACCCGGCCTCCGGCCTGGTGGAGCAGGAGTACAACCACCTGTTCGTCGGCCTGGTCGGCGGCCCGCTGCGGCCCGACCCGGAGGAGATCGACGAGACGGTGTTCGCGGACCCGAAGGAGCTGGCCCGGCTGCGCGAGAGCGGACCGTTCTCGGCCTGGTTCCAGACCGTGCTGGACGCGGCGCTGCCCACCGTGCGCGAGGTGACCGGGGGTACGGCGGGCTGGTAG